Part of the Triticum aestivum cultivar Chinese Spring chromosome 4D, IWGSC CS RefSeq v2.1, whole genome shotgun sequence genome is shown below.
GTACCTTAGAACctattttcaaaagcattttggagcactggTTTTTTTCCATGAATTCCGTCGATGACATTCCACGATGAAACTTGCTTGCACTCGAAAAATTAAACAATTTTTGCCACAAATaaaattcattttttttaatttactgttcacagCAGGTGGTATATGTGCTCGTGATATGTGTCTTTCTCTTGTCACCGGAATCAGTAGTTGTATTTCTTCATTGAATTTGCTCTTGCAACAATATAGACTAGGGTAAATCCCTTTAATTTTATTTACATTTTGATAAAATGACGCACCTTTCCTGGGACATTGATCTAGTGACACACCTTTCTTTTGATTTCATTACATGACACATCTTTGATGGATAGCTCGATGAAATGGCACAAATTGAGTTTTTTCTCCTTTTCCAGGTATGAGCTCGCACTTCACACTATTTTAGGACTATTTTCCCCTCACCTTGATTCACTTCTTGACTTTCCCATGGTCGGTCAAAATGGCACACAGGAGGCCGAGCTCGATGCTAGGACACAATACACTGGTCAATTTTGGTCCACTCAATGTTGCCAACTATCACCTGAGCGTCAACAAGGCCATTGGTGTGGTTGGTGAGACCGAGGTTGTGGAAGGTGATGTTCAAGTGGGTTTGCCAGATCAGAATGTTTGCTTCCTTGAAGTTAAGGATAACATGGGCATGTGATATGATGCTGATGAGTTTGATGGAAGAGATAGTGGGGTGCATGACGGCGCTGGCGACAACAGCAAAAGGATTGGTGCCGCCAGAGAGGGAGGACGCGCCAGAGTGAGACATGGTGGGGGGGGGGGATAGAGAGGTTGCGGAAGGGGGTTTAGGGTCAATCAAAGAGAAAACCAGTAGATTCGACAACAGGGAATGAGGCATACCAAGGCAGTCGTGGGGGAGCTGGCGGCGCAGGGTGGAAGGAAATCAGGAATCAGCGAGGCAGCGATGAGCAATTCCACTACAGTTCTGCCTCATCTATGGTCTTGCCTCGAGCTCGGCCTCGTGAGTGTTGGTTCGTTCGACCACCGAAAAGGATCGAACGAACCAATCGAAAAGTGAATAGAATCAAGGGCAAAATCTTCCTAAAAAAATATGACGCATGGGTCCATACGTGGAAAAGGAGAAAAAACCTAAATTTGTGTCATTTCATTTGGCTATCCATCAAATGTGTGTAATCTAATCAAATCAAAAGAAAGGGGTGCCAATAGATCAAAGCCCCAGGAAAGGCGTGTCATTTTATCAAATTGCATGTCCTAATACAAGATGCTTGCTAAAATGAAAATGTTTTTTCAAGGATAGGTACAATTGTCCATTATGCATCATTTATGGGATTGTGATTTTTCTTGGGCTGCTCGGACACCCTCATCCCTGGAAAGAGGAGGGAACTTCTGTTTATAAATATACCATGTTTGCTTTGGATGCTCTACCTTTTTCTATTGGCATGGGGATTGCTATTTTGGCTGTTAAACCTTGGGATTCAGATAAATTGAAACAATTTCAGGCGCACCAATCAATCCATTCAAGCCTGGAGACATGCTATTAATGTGGGTTAGGATATTCTTGCTCATAGAATTCAGAACAAACATGTTGTTTGCTTCCATGAGTGGCTTTCTGTAAACTTGTAATATGTTTTGCATGTTTCCTAGAGCTTGTATTGGTTGAGTGTTTGCTCAACCTTGGATAGGTTTTTCTTATTTTGCTCGCCTTTTTTTGCACCATACTCATATACCTTGTTTGTAATGAAAATATACATCGTAAAAAATTGTTTCACGATTCAATATTAAAAAAAATCACGAAGTGGCCAATTTTGTCCTACAATTGCCATGTCTCAGGCTCCAATGGGGGCGGAAGTATTTCCAATGGATTTGTTCAAATTGATAGTGAGAAAACAAATGACCCTTGGTCTCTAGTGTGCGTTGTCCACAGATGACAAAGTTTTAGCCAGGGATGAAGGTTTGTTCTCTTTAGTATAATCTCTAGTGTTGAGTCTATTGTGCCACAAAAAACTTTATTATTACTCTGACAACATGTTTTCCCAAATCCTTTACACTGTTGGCATAGGTGGCTGATCTCCAATCTATAAACTATATACTTGCGATACACTAAAATGTAACTGCGAGCCATCGAAGCGACATACATCTGGCTTCAGAAGGGGAGAACCCATCTCTCAAGACATGCATAAGGTTGGATTGAAAAAAAAGCTTCCTCTGAGAGGGTAAATGGAAATTGCCATGGAGATCCTGGGAAGAGAGCATGGCTCTTACTAACCGGTGATTGTCCAAAGAGAAAGAGTGCAAGTGGCTAAGCCTGGCTAAAAATATCCACTATCCAGTGCTCATGCGTGAAGATAGTAGCATCCATAGAGTTGGTAGAGCTAGTACCATGTGTCTTATAGGTATTTAGGAGATTCACCAATCTTTGCTCCAAAAAGAGTAATCGGGCACAATTGATCGGGGCATGTCAAGCTAATAGTAGAATTATCAACTAATTTTAATCCAAGGGATGTCATATTTGTTCACTTTGAGGCAAACATGATGTATTCGAACGAGGGGAACTTATACACCGAGTTTGTAGATTTTTCTTCGTCGGATGACGAAGATGAGATGAAACAACAGCAGTAAGGAGGATTCTTGAGGAAACAAAGCACGGAGGAACATGTTCTCTACTTCACAGGGTCAAAGAAAGGCACATCGAATGTTGAATTGACATCCGACACGAGGGCacaatgacctctacgaggactactTTGCTCCGAACGGCGACCATTGTTCTTACGCATCGTGGAAGTTGACAGGGCCTATGATGTTTACTTTAAGCTGAAAAAGGATGCCATTAGCTGCATTTGGTTCCGTGGTCTCCATAAGTGCATGACTGCTATAAGGATGCTTGCGCATGGCACAGCTGCAGATCAGTGGGATGACTACCTCCGGATGTCTAAGAGCGCATGCTTGGATGTCATGTTTAGATTTGCTACTGCAACGGTCAAGGTGTTTGGACCGGAGTACTTTTTTTTGTGATGTGGACCGAGTACTTGGGAGAACCAAATGTCAAAGAAACAACAAGGTTGATGGCACTTAGAGAATCAAGAGGGTTTCCAGGTATGCTTGGATCCCTGGATTGCATGCACTAGAAATGAAAGAACTTCCTGCTCAACAAGTGTAGTAGAAGGTTCGTCATATAAAGTCCACCATCATTCTTGAACCAGTTCTCCAGGGTCTGGAGTTTTCAACGGATGGATGAACATGTCTGGCTTGCAGAGTAGAATCCGGCGGCGTTTGAGCAATTTCTCCAAATGCATCTTCAGATTTGCAGCAAAAAAGGGAGGGCATGGTTGATCATATTGAGTTATTGATGCATTGTGGCATTTATCTTCAATTATATTTAATATCCAGAGTATAAGAAAAGGGAGGGCATGGTTGGATGCCCGCCCCCGACCTGATGTCTGCGGACACGCCTGTGCCCGTCGACGGAAAATTTGGGAGCGTCCGTTTGATCATCCACGTTGGAGATGTCCTAATTAATAGCTCCAAATCCTCATAGTGGAAGTATCAAAATTGCCACCATGGTATTGCCAGATAAGTGGGTCTTCATTTGGCAACATGGTCTGCGCCTAATCCTGCCTTTTTGATGGCCTGGTAGCCCTAATCCTCGTGCCCCAATCTTCATGGTGGAAGCATCAAAAATTTCCCCCAGCGCGGTAGCACATACATGGGCCTTCATTTGGCAACATGATCTGCACCATATCAGAACAGGCTGAACATGCATTGTGCATGTACGGCAGTGTGTGAGACAGCTCAATCCATCTGATGAAAGTTTCGACACAAGGTATTCGTGCGTGCGTATTTTTGAAGTCTGGAGTTTTTCTTGCTTTTGGGCGTGGTTTAGGTCTGGAGGTGTTAGTTTGTAAAAAAGATCAAATGGTTTCTTTATACGAAATCGAAGAGGGAGGCCTTTACTAATAGAAAAAACAAGATTTTTTTGCAGGATTTTTTTATACAAGTTTAATGAGCAGCAGCCAGGAAGCAACCTGCCCGCCGCCGATCGTCATCGTCATCTTGTTCCAACACACGATGGAGTACTTGCGTACCATATGCATGGTGTGGACGCACTTACGCACTGAGCTGCACTCGGCTATAGTGCCCAAAATTTTCAAATGCTAGGCTAACAGTAGTGATAAAAGATGTGTCCCTCTGGTGTGATAGTCCTCTCGATCGTCCCGTTGAAAGCAACAGACTTACTAGTTTGTAGAGTATGTCATGTTTTCAGCTAGGCTAAAGCTATAGTCTCTCGTCTCTCATGGACGACGGAGGTAGCCTACCTATTGCTGAGCCATACTCGCCTAGCAGTGGGGGACGGCGAGGCCGCAGGAGACGAGGGTCTCGCGCGCGTGGGGGCTCCTGATGTAGGCGCCGAGGGAGGGGTCCTTGGCGTACTGGCAGAAGCACGCCTGCTGCGCGCGCAGGTTGGCGCAGCACGCGCCGCTCGGCTTGGCGCCGGTGGTGATCGCCGGCATGCACACCGTCAGCTGCCCCACCTCGCACGCTGCGAGCGCCCCGCCCGGCGCCGCCATGACCAGTGCCAGCATCAGAGTGTTGCAATGGTGGGTATTTATAGGCGGCCACGCACGGTCCCAGACTCCGAGCTCGATAGCTGGCAACCTTAGTAGCTAATTAATAACCCACCTTCCGCGAGCCGGCTAGTTACTGAACTGCAGTAGTTCGGCATGACTAGGgtcaggctggttgtaatggttgTATCATAGCTAGCATCATACATGCCAACTagacaattttgatgaggtgtcatagcattaaatgaagaaagagaggatggagtatcatatcatgatactgtatcataataaatgatatgttactttttgttgaagttgccagccttcttatctaccaagtatttgaggtagttccactaccagtgaccgttccccttgcaatataagcacttagtctcgggtttgggttcaaccttgggtttcttcattggagcggcaactgtcttgccattcatgaagtttcccttcttgccctcgcccttcttgaaatcagtggtcttgttaaccatcaacacttgatgctccttcttgatttctacttccgcggcCTACGACGAACTGCTCCGGAATCATCTCCATcctttgcatgttatagttcatcacgaagttctagtagcttggtgatagcgactggagaactttgtcaaccactctcttatctggaagattaactcccacttgattcaagcgattgaagtacccagacattccgagcacatgctcactggctgagctattctcctccatcttgtaggcaaagatcttgtcagaggtctcaaacctctcaacacgggcatgagcctgaaataccaatttcggctcttggaacatctcatatgttccatggcgttcaaaacgcctttggagccccgattctaagctgtaaagcatggcgcactaaactatcaagtagtcatcagaacgtgtctgccagatgttcacaacatccacagacgacgctagaggggttggcacaccgagcggtgcatcaaggacataagccttctgtgtagcaatgaggacaatcctcaaactacggcccaagtccgcacaattgctcacaatatctttcaacttagtctttctctaggaacgtattataACAGGGAGCTTAAACGcgaactattgatctacaacatgatttgcaaagacaatttagactatgttcatgataattaagttcatctaatcaatttttttgatgaactcccacttagatagacatccctctagtcatctaagtgatacatgatccgaatcggctaggctgtgtccgatcatcacgtgagacggactagtcatcaacggtgaacatctccatgttgatcgcatctaccatacgactcaggttcgacctttcggtctcttgtgttccgagtccatgtctatacatgctaggctcatcaagtcaacctaagtgtttcgcatgtgtaaatctgacttacacccgttgtatgcgaacgttagaatctatcacaccgatcatcatgtggtgcttcgaaacaacgatccttcacaacggtgcacagttagggggaacacttttcttgaaattttagtgagggatcatcttatttatgctaccgtcgttctaagcaaataaggtgtgaacatgataaacatcacatgcaaatcataaagtgacatgatatgaccaatatcatcttgcgcttttgatcttcatcttcgaggcgcggcatgatcaccatcatcaccggcataacaccatgatctccatcatcgtgtcttcaagaAGTTATCtccccaactattacttctactactatggctaacggttagcagtaaagtaattacatggcgtttacattgacttgcaggtcatataataaattaagacaactcctatggctcctgccggttgtcatactcatcgacatgcaagtcgtgatttctattataagaacatgatcaataGCATACaatacatatatcattcatcacatccttttggccatatcacatcacatagcataccctgcaaaaacaagttagacgtcctctaattgtttgttgcatgttttacgtggctgctatgggtttctagcaagaacgtttcttacctacgcaaaagccacaatggtgatatgtcaattgctatttacccttcataaggaccctcttcatcgaatctgatccaactaaagtgggagagacagacagccgctagccaccttatgcatcaagtgcatgtcagtcggtggaactagtctcacgtaagcgtacgtgtaaggtcggtccggaccgcttcatccgcaatgccgccgaatcaagataagactagtaacggcaagcaaattgaccaaatcatcgcccacagctactttgtgttttactcgtgcatagaatctacgcatagacctggaggTAGGACGAGAAGACACCGGGCTCGATGGCAACCGCAACGCAGCCGATAGGAGGGAACAACCTCCACCGCCGCGTGGAGCCAACCGGACATAGCGACAGGGACTTGCCAGGCCACCACTGGCCCGGCCAGACCCCAATGGGTCCGGCAGACCCTGTAGCCACGCTGCAGCACGGCGGCCGCTGAAGCCATCACCATCGCATCCACGGCCGCCTCGCCTCACCGCCAGGGAGCTACGTCGTCGAGCCCCGGACCGCAGGCCCGTCCCAGCCTAGATGGGGCCCGAAAGGGTCCAGATCTCGGCCGAGCAGGCGCCGCCGGCCAGCcgcccaccgcgccgcccgccAGCCAACGGCCACgtcgccgcgtcgagagcacctgAGGCCCGCAGAACTCCGCCACCGGGCCACACCGCCGCCGGGCA
Proteins encoded:
- the LOC123100796 gene encoding non-specific lipid-transfer protein 2G-like, whose protein sequence is MAAPGGALAACEVGQLTVCMPAITTGAKPSGACCANLRAQQACFCQYAKDPSLGAYIRSPHARETLVSCGLAVPHC